A segment of the Anopheles cruzii chromosome 2, idAnoCruzAS_RS32_06, whole genome shotgun sequence genome:
CTGAATGGTTGGCTGTGGCCGTAATTACGAATGTGACCTCCACCGACTTcctactggctggctggctggctggtgggctAATCCAAAGCATGATAAcggaatgaataatttattatgttttgtaTAAAACACAAGCGAATGCAGTCTCGCAATGAGATTATATGGTTCCTCCTTCCTCCATTAGAACTTTCTAATCCGGACAATCGTCGCGGTGATCGCGCTCTCGGTCGGTTGTCTCACGTGGTGCGCATTATCTCACTTCACGGTCGGCTTgtttcatcctcatttcatTCACTcgcgagcagcagctgctgttgttgttgacagCGAAGATGCTCTCTCAATCTGGCGCACTAATCGCATCAGAAGAAATCGGTCCACGATCGTGTCCACGGAGTGCCGTTAGGGTGTCGTCTCTCCTACGCGCAGTGTCTCGAACAGCTCGAAGTTCGAACCCTGCTCAAACCGAATGCGTTTCCAACTGCCGCGGGGGGGAGCTGCATTCAaagtggtgcagcagcagcacctcggAAGTGTAAATCGACCTCCGTCACCGCAAATCGAACCGGAATCGGGCCCGCCTATTGGATCGCCGCGTATAATCCTCCTCGTGCTGGGCGCCACAGTCTCGGCGGGCAGCACACaacacgcaccacacaccactcGTTCGTGCGCTCGTCGATCGTTGTTGCGCTCATTTGCTTTCCGCTCGTCGACGCCGGGAGGTTGACGTTTGAAGTGGTTGTCGCTGGACCGATACGCTCAGTACGTGTTCGATAGTGAGTTAAACGACCACGGGGCCCCCGCGCGGAAACGACAAGCCAGCGCGCGCCGGGCTGCTACTCCTCCTGCTGTACGATCGGTGTGTGATCCTTACGACCCCTTCAAGCGTGTACCAGACAGAGGTTCGTGTCTGCACTTTGTTTTGCTCACAAATGGCACCAAAACTGGCTGTGGCTGAAACTGCTGctcatcggtcggtcggtcggtggccggtcggtggttctGGCCTGCATATCGTTCCGTACGTGACTTTGACGGGTGTTGTTTTGCAAGACTCGAATCGAATGTCACCACCTCTAGAACGAACCCAACGAACGGCCACCGTCGCGCAGTGTAGAGTGTGGTCGCGCAACCGATGCGCTTTCTGCGTAATTCGATGACACAGTTCTCATAGTAGCAGCTCCAGCAGAACGGTTACCCCGGTGTCAACGGCTTCTGGAGCTCGATCACGGTGAATTGGGTTTGAATTCGAATCGGTTCGAAGTGCGAAAGTCCAGAGTCGGCAGTCGAATCCTGCCGAAAGTGCGACTCGAGTGCGAGTTGAgtgtggtgtggccaccaAAGAGATCCGATCCACGTCCGACGTCGTCATAGCTTCTAGCGCCAGCGAGCAATCTTGGTCAAGGGGtcagtcgccgccgccggttggccgccTGGGGTGGCGCGACGCGACACACAGAGCGTGCGAAAGAGATGGGTCTAGTGGTAATGAGCCTTATCGACGTGGCATTATAGAGCGCTCCCCGTAGACGGCAGCGGACTAACGCCACTTGATCGATGTGCTGCGGTGAtagtggtgtggtggtgccacCGCTCGGTGGAGTTCTTGGACGCGCATGTCGCTGCTGGGTGTTGGCCTGGCCCCCACCGACCGAGCTTACCCCCCTCGGTTACCTCGAGCCGCACTGCTGattatcagcagcagcagcgcaccgCGATCGGCACACTAATCGAATTACTTGCTGTGGTGAAGGAAGCAGAAAATAGTGATTATCAAGCAAATCAAGTCTTTTGCAGGTTTCGACCAGCGTTTGGTGACCCTTTTGGTGGTGAGAACCGTTTGTGTGATGGTTTAGAAATAGTGGGGGGTTCCAAAAAACCCGCGCGGAACACGGAGTAGCCGTTGGAATGTGCGCGCTGATCGAAACCTGTGTGTACTCTGTAACCTTCTCCGGCGATAAGAGATTACTGACGACCTGACCGACCGATTGCCTGCTGGCGcgctgtggtgtgtgtttgtgctccGGGGTCTCTCGAGTGCTTGTTGACGGAACCGGGGGTCGCCGGAAATTTAAGGCCGCCAAACACTCCAGTTACACCCCGTGAAGCGTCCGTGTCCCGCGATATCAAGCCGAGGAGACCGATTTCAAACCGATACACCGGTGCACGACGCTACCTCTACTAACCCAGGGATAGCCACATGTTGCTCCCATTtcagctgtgtgtgtttgtgtgtgccggtCCGCCAGTTTTcttaccggttttttttcgtaccATTTGATCCACGACGACGTCCATTCAAGCGTGTGTGGTGCTGTGCGGTGCGGCGATCAATCTGGATTACACGCCTTCGACACTTGTCACATTGAGCCATTGGGAACGGACTCACACACCAAAGCGCTGCCCCGATTGATCGCGCCAGTCGTGTCCGCGAGGACACCGAGAGAGTTCTCGGTGGCCTCCGGTGGAACGCGTTTGCCTACGGAGATCGGTCACGTTCCTCTCGGTGCTGGGCGCGTTGTCTATCATCCGGCAGACATACGAGAGCTGTTCAATtagttcgtatggtcgataagaaaaacacatttctatggtttgaaatacagtttattattcagtatggccttcctgaacatcaatacggcttgttccaacgagactcccatttataaattccattccTGAAGTgaagaaactggaagggctcCTTTCTGGGTCTGAAAAGAGGTGGAAGTTgctgggggccaaatctggtgaatagatTGGATACCCCAACAATTCGAAAATttattcatggatttttgccatttttaaattgctTTTGTGACACGGTccattgccctgatgaaagaggatgtttttcttctgcaaaacGGGTCttttccataaattttctttttcagtaggtctaaaatgttacaacaataatcaaaatttattgttttatcagtttatCAGTCAGTTTATCAGATACTATATggattgtaaaaaaaattaagtgaccgattgaaatgaaacttcacattcgttcatatgaagagtgtaccaatataacaaaaaataaatcagactcgtagcagcgttCTCTGTTACCGGCCATGCGAACTTACTGAACACTCTAGTACATAAGGCTGGTGGGAGGCTCTAGGGTGCAGCGCGAGAAGCTTGCTGGCCGTCAAACCGCTTGGCCACTGAGGTTGGGGTGGTTTTAATTATACCACCCCCCATCGATGTCGCCGATGTTGCTTGTGCGCGTGTAGTGCGCAGGTGATTGATACACCTCTCCGCGAAGGCTCCGCGATGCTAAGAGCCCATTTTACCCCTTTGTGTGATTATTTAGTTGCATCAAAACGCTTTCGTCACAGTGCACGGTCAGTTCTTGGGGTGTTGCTAGCAAAAGGCTTAGTCACTCGCCAAAAGGGGttgcatacatttttattGGCTTCCTCCGTGCACCGGCAAACGCGTCTTATTAGTATGGGGAGTTCTCGCCGCTCACTCACTGGCACATGTGCGCGTGCACAAGTAAGTCGATAAAATGTGTAAGGTGCGGTGCAAAGCCGGCCAAGGGCCCCCGACTCACCATCCGACATTACTAACTATTCCAAAACAGTAGTTAgtttgcttttttattgtttgctgtCGGGGGAGGAAGATATAAAAATGGCGCCTCTCTCCCGGTTCGCAGCGTCCCGGGTCGAGTCACCGCTGGATCTTGGAAATCCATCCTACAACCGTCACACGATCGCGCAACGATcatgctgctgcgctgcgcagCTGTGTTTGGTGTTGTTCCGCGCTATTACCGGTTACCGGTGACGATAGGTTGTGGCACTGGTGGTAGAACACGCACGCGGTGCCTGAAGGGCAAATAATATGTTCGCCGAAGCGACCGATCACCACCAAGTGTTATGGGGCTTCAGGTTTTATGGCGACACCGagccaacggaacggcggaaccCGGGGGTCGACGAGCACGAGATTGACGAGCGATGATGGGTTGAAGCTGTGCAAACAGTGGCACCGCGAACGTTCCCGGCCATGGCTGCTACTGTCTGACTTCCAGGTCTGGTTTCAGTAAACCACAGACCTTTTGAGGGTGCGTAGTGCCTTTGTTCTTGGGTTGGGCACTTTGCGTAATTGTGTTGaccgttcttttttctgcAGGAAAACTCGAGTGCGTGTCCTATTTTTActtttgaaaaattatttcgaaTTGCCAAATAACTGTGACGGATTGAAAAGTGGATCAGAAGCTCAATACTATCTCCGTTCACGATCGGTCAGCTTTCTGCGTTGCTTTgactgttgtttgttgttggtggttgcaacattcaaaacaacggCCATCATAAATGTCTTTATAATCGGAGGCTCGCTGGGCAGGGCTCGTGCTTGGCGCTCATCATAATCATTGGcgcccgcgatcgcgatcgaatTCGAATCACAACGTGCTTCCGGTCATTTGCCGTATGCCATCCGCCGGCGGACCGCTTACTAACAAACACAGCATCCAGCGTCTCTTTGTCGTTGTGCCGTGATCGATGTGTTTGCAAAGGTCACACGGGGGTCGATCCGAGGCCTTACTTCACAAAAAATCGACATCGAGACTTCTCCGCAGTTTTCCGTTAAACTTATGTcccccttttctttctcttcctctcCAGCTCAATTGACGACGAAATCGATGGGACGTGCATAGTGCGTGCCCGTGGACTGCCGTGGCAGAGCAGCGATCAGGATATTGCAAAATTTTTCCGCGGCCTTAATGTGGCAAAGTAAGTATGGGAAAACAATGTGTTGTTTGGAAGGAATGTTTACCCTGTCAACAACTAGCGGACGACGTTTTCCAACGCAGCACCGACGTCTGCCATCCATAGTTTATCATAAttgttttggtccatttgcataaacgcCAGCGATATGATTCATAATTAGTTGACCTGATGGCCCGATTACTAAGTGGCACTTTCCTCGAACGTTGTCCGGGTATTGTTGAGAAGCGCGATCAATAGATTGTGTTGCAATCGCAATTTCGCAAAATTCCCTGAAAACGGTTTAAAACCTCTTCTTCTATCTCCTGTGTTTTGCGTGTAGGGGTGGTGTAGCTCTTTGTCTATCGCCACAAGGACGTCGCAACGGTGAAGCATTGGTGCGCTTCGTATCTCAGGAACACCGCGACATGGCGCTCAAACGACACAAGCATCACATCGGAAACCGATACATCGAGGTACGTATAGCGCGCGCAAACCAGCATTTACCGGATTCTCATCAGCGTATTGTCGTTTCTTTACAGGTGTATCGCGCAAACGGCGAGGACTTTCTGTCCGTCGCCGGTGGGGCTTCGAACGAGGCGCAAGCATTTCTGACCAAGGGAGCACAGGTCATCATTCGGATGCGTGGTTTACCGTACGACTGCACTGCCAAGCAAGTGGTAAGTCTGATGGTGGTTCGCGTCTGCCCCTCCGCGGATGGATTTGTTAACGTGCTAACCGTATCCGCCTTTTCAGCTCGACTTCTTCGCCAACGGGGAGAACAGCTGCAACGTGCTGGACGGTTCCGATGGCATCCTGTTCGTGAAGAAACCGGACGGCCGGGCGACGGGCGATGCGTTCGTACTGTTCGAGCAGGAGTCGGACGTCAACAAGGCGCTCTCGAAACACCGGGAATCAATCGGCCAGCGGTACATCGAACTGTTCCGCTCGACAACGGCCGAAGTGCAACAGGTGGGTTGTGGGGTGGAGCAATTCGTACGGTAATCGTGAACTAACACAACAATGTTGATTGTAATTTATGCTAACAAACGGTGGATCACTATGAATGCTTTGCTTTGCAGTGGTAAGACGTAAAGGTTTTTTAGTTCCTGAAGAGCGAATTTTAGAAACGGTTAAATAGGGGAGAATGCAGAAATTCTAATCGTCCGTTCTCTTTCGGGTAGGTTCTGAACCGATCGATGGATCCGAAAACGTACGAACCGCCTCAGCCACCGCTGATTGCACAGTTACCGCAGGTGCAGATGCAACTGCTACCGCAGCACGTCATTACCAGTGGCACCGAGAAGAACTGCATCCGATTACGGGGTTTACCGTACGAGGCGAAGGTAGAACACATTCTGCACTTCCTGGACGACTTCGCGAAGCACATCGTCTACCAGGGCGTGCACTTGGTGTACAATGCGCAGGTAAGTGTGGTGAGGTGGCCGCGTTCGCTGCGTTCTGTATGAGATAATACCCAAAATAACCTCGGATCGGACCAACCTCCACCAACAGGGACAGTTCAATGGTGAAGCGTTCATACAGATGGACTCGGAGACCGCCGCCTACCAGTCGGCCCAGCAGAAGCACCACAAGAACATGATGTTCGGCAAGAAGCAGCGCTACATCGAGGTGTTCCAGTGTTCCGGCGACGACATGAACATGGTGCTGAACGGGGGCTACCAGCAGCCGTCGAGCGGCCTGTCGAAACCATCGCTCCTCTCACCGGGTATGTTACCGACAGCGGCCACACAGCCACCGACACACGCTCCCCAGCAGACGCTCTCACTCTCCCAGATACCGTTACCCATTCCGCCGCCCCTGTCCCTGTCCATGCCTCCGCCAAGCCATCAGCTGCTGGCGCAACAGCAGGCACACTACATTGCGCAGCAAAGTCTGCTCGCCCGCCAGGCGGCAGCCgcccagcagcatcagcaggaGCAGTTTATGCTGCAAAACCTGGGTGTTTACGCTCCCCCGACCAGTGTCGGAGGAGGACAAAGTGCGGGCGGAGGAGCCAGCTACGCGACGGCCGGCAGTGTGGGGCAGTCGGCGGCAagtggtgccaccggtgggggTCTTCCGCTCGGCCATGCTTCCGGCCCGggtgccggagccggtggccTGTCGGGGCTGGGTGCCAGTAGCCACGCGGGACTTCCGCCACATTTGGCCGGCCACCCTTCGCTCAGCTCGCCGTACTCGCAACTCTTTTtcatgccacgccacgccatgtTTACCACGAACGGTGGCTTTCCGATGGGTCTGATGGCACCGTCCTCAGCTCACCACGGTGGCTTCAATCCGCTGCACGCTTACCACCACAGCcttggtggtgccggtggtggcggtggggctagtgctgctgccggtggcggcggtggtggtggggctgGCTCTGGAGCCGCCGGATTGGCAGGTGGTGCCGGTTCCGCCAGTGCACTATCCCATCATCACCCGTCGGCCCTCATGCACCCGTCGGCGgccgcgcagcagcatcatgcCGTGGCGatggctgcggcggctgcgtCACAACAAGCAGTTGCTGGTATGTTGCCTTCGAGCATCAAGCGATCGTACGACAGTGCTTTCCGCGGCGATCAGTCGTCCCTGGCGACCAGTGCCGCCAGCAAGCGTCCCTACCACGGCACACCGTCGCAGAAcgcggctgcggccgccgcggccgcagcTGCTGCCCTTTACGGTCCGTACTATCACATGTGAAcgatgattttgtttgtttcaaataaTGGTAACATCGATCGCTCTTTTGAATCGTACTTTTTCCAGAGTTCCTAAGGACTCGGGTATCGGCTACCAATAATTGAAACGTTGTGGTCCGCGGTCCGCCTTTTTGGGGGACCATCTTCTTTCCGGACTCTCTTCCATTTTTATACATAGTTGCTAGTGGATTACTTTTGTGAACGAATGGTTGTTTTCTTACTTGAGACAGAGTTAACGGATGACGCTATCAGAACGTACTTATAGTTTAAGACCTTTGAACCATGCTGTTTGGAACCCATatagggaaaagaaaacttatTTTATCAGTGTGTGCCGCAAAGTACATTCCCGTTTTGGGAACCATTGGGATGGAGCAGGGACATGGCGTTGGTGGACTCCTCCTCTTTCCCTTAGTTTCTACCTCTTGTCCGATCGTTCTTCTCTTCTGGTAACCCTCTCCCGGTCCAACACTTTCCCACGTTCCACTTCTTAACatccctctctgtctctctctctctctctgtctcctgTTCTATCTATTGTTTGTCTAACTTTCTTTCGGGAAACGGTAAACCATTGGGTGCCTGTGGGGCGATGGGCGCTCGGTTCTCGGCGAGTCTTTTGCACTCCCCAGAAAAGATAGGGGAAAACATctaaaccacaaacaaacaatgcaaTAAATAGAGGCGGAGCGGTCCACAAATACCATTTCCTTCCAccatacacacagacacattcCCCTGTAT
Coding sequences within it:
- the LOC128278462 gene encoding RNA-binding protein fusilli, translated to MLLPGHVVALHVTTCGQSGAGLGSDEKEVVLLIYVIIDVQTNNIIGAKQYLVRPMNSTFRTDSSGNSITGSSNSNISGVASGPIGALTATDCSSTTSDQQCLASSPSSAGVPECAISQEIPAIETLVQTNGRPLEEVIQQFDEYTKSLNLDPHSPSFRLVTDGQLPLRQCLHPEASAKEIDLPQYYWRFCDLRKEFVRLKAGDLARALVPVAEAQKLQSMPNLVPPVPASITDIIQDLELQACQDNNEFYVKEARDMVTIVQHMITLGHKFDVNEVINLNLEPGICSIDDEIDGTCIVRARGLPWQSSDQDIAKFFRGLNVAKGGVALCLSPQGRRNGEALVRFVSQEHRDMALKRHKHHIGNRYIEVYRANGEDFLSVAGGASNEAQAFLTKGAQVIIRMRGLPYDCTAKQVLDFFANGENSCNVLDGSDGILFVKKPDGRATGDAFVLFEQESDVNKALSKHRESIGQRYIELFRSTTAEVQQVLNRSMDPKTYEPPQPPLIAQLPQVQMQLLPQHVITSGTEKNCIRLRGLPYEAKVEHILHFLDDFAKHIVYQGVHLVYNAQGQFNGEAFIQMDSETAAYQSAQQKHHKNMMFGKKQRYIEVFQCSGDDMNMVLNGGYQQPSSGLSKPSLLSPGMLPTAATQPPTHAPQQTLSLSQIPLPIPPPLSLSMPPPSHQLLAQQQAHYIAQQSLLARQAAAAQQHQQEQFMLQNLGVYAPPTSVGGGQSAGGGASYATAGSVGQSAASGATGGGLPLGHASGPGAGAGGLSGLGASSHAGLPPHLAGHPSLSSPYSQLFFMPRHAMFTTNGGFPMGLMAPSSAHHGGFNPLHAYHHSLGGAGGGGGASAAAGGGGGGGAGSGAAGLAGGAGSASALSHHHPSALMHPSAAAQQHHAVAMAAAAASQQAVAGMLPSSIKRSYDSAFRGDQSSLATSAASKRPYHGTPSQNAAAAAAAAAAALYGPYYHM